Proteins encoded within one genomic window of Episyrphus balteatus chromosome 1, idEpiBalt1.1, whole genome shotgun sequence:
- the LOC129906035 gene encoding general odorant-binding protein 99a-like, producing MKIYIILALVAFTSATEWKRKTMEEWRQIHITCDERFNVSQHIIEKSKDEKYPPKEMFEIVLCILRDVEVWNDTDGFSVDRLMIATNKVTTKYNINKQIFRDYIESCADKNIEGSNPLDWAYRCFKCFKDNEKLFKVLKKAKFYEDQDENV from the exons atgaaaatttatataattttagcaTTAGTTGCATTT acATCAGCAACAGAATGGAAACGAAAAACAATGGAAGAATGGAGACAAATTCACATTACATGCGATGAACGTTTCAATGTATCTCAACACATTATTGAGAAGTCCAAAGATGAGAAATATCCACCCAAAGAGATGTTCGAAATAGTTCTTTGTATCTTGCGTGATGTAGAAGTTTGGAATGATACTGATGGATTTTCAGTCGATAGACTGATGATTGCCACTAATAAAGTTACAACAAAATACAATATCAATAAACAAATCTTTCGTGATTACATTGAGAGCTGTGCTGATAAAAATATTGAAGGAAGTAATCCATTAGATTGGGCATATCGTTGTTTTAAGTGTTTCAAGGATAATgagaaattatttaaagttttaaaaaaagctaaattttaTGAAGATCAAGATGAAAATGTGTAG